One segment of Sesamum indicum cultivar Zhongzhi No. 13 linkage group LG4, S_indicum_v1.0, whole genome shotgun sequence DNA contains the following:
- the LOC105159783 gene encoding uncharacterized protein LOC105159783, with protein sequence MANLTKLDFVALDVSGKNYLSWVLDAELHLASSKLGETIKENTVASEQDCAKAMILLRHHLHESLKSQYLTVKSIFQLWKSLKDRFDHQKTVILPRARYEWIQLRLEDFKTIAEYNSEMFRIVSKLRLCGEDVTDEQILEKTFSTFHASNLVLQQQYREQENNQLLLNTHHPRPTGSKPLPEISAALPEANATSSQKTTSGQNIPGFYESKG encoded by the exons ATGGCCAATCTCACAAAATTGGATTTCGTTGCTCTTGATGTTTCTGGAAAAAACTACCTATCATGGGTTCTTGATGCCGAACTACATTTGGCAAGTAGCAAATTGggagaaacaataaaagaaaatactgtTGCTTCTGAGCAAGACTGTGCTAAAGCAATGATTTTGCTTCGTCATCATCTTCATGAGAGCCTGAAGTCTCAATATTTAACagtcaaaagtatttttcaacTCTGGAAGAGTTTAAAGGATAGATTTGACCATCAAAAGACTGTAATCTTACCACGTGCAAGATATGAGTGGATACAATTACGACTGGAAGATTTTAAAACGATTGCTGAATATAATTCTGAAATGTTTCGAATTGTATCAAAGTTGAGGTTATGTGGAGAAGATGTGACGGATGAACAAATATTGGAAAAAacattttctacttttcatgCATCCAACCTTGTACTCCAGCAGCAGTACAGGGAAC aagaaaataatcaacTTTTGTTGAATACCCACCACCCCCGACCCACTGGTTCCAAGCCACTTCCTGAAATTTCAGCGGCATTGCCTGAAGCAAATGCTACTTCTTCACAAAAGACAACATCTGGTCAAAATATACCAGGCTTCTATGAAAGCAAAGGGTAA
- the LOC105159720 gene encoding chaperone protein dnaJ 6: MSPLGVWLSPHFSNLLWLSELSFSRMGKRSKARVLEEHVEEEDEEMEEDQEYLDGSTSSKDKSLYEILGVDKAASQQEIKKAYYKLALRLHPDKNPDDEEAKEKFQQLQKVISILGDVEKRAVYDQTGCVDDADLAGNVIQNLQAFFRAMYKKISEADIEEFEANYRGSESEKKDLLELYKKLKGNMDRLFCCMLCSDPMLDSHRFKDIIDEAISAGDLESTKAYEKWAKKVSKTKPPTSPLKRRKKSKKDSEDLYAIIGQRQNERRGKIDSMFSSLVQKYGGGESVPEPSEEEFEAARRKLESRRTSKRKSLLM; the protein is encoded by the exons ATGTCCCCTCTGGGTGTGTGGCTGTCGCCTCATTTTTCAAATCTATTGTGGCTCTCAGAACTGAGTTTCTCAAGGATGGGGAAGAGGAGTAAAGCTAGGGTTTTAGAGGAACATGTAGAGGAAGAAGACGAAGAAATGGAGGAAGATCAGGAATATCTCGACGGATCTACATCCTCGAAAGATAAGAGCTTATATGAG ATTCTTGGTGTAGACAAAGCTGCATCCCAGcaggaaattaaaaaagctTATTACAAGTTGGCACTCCGCCTACATCCTGATAAAAATCCTGATGACGAg GAGGCCAAAGAAAAATTTCAGCAGCTACAAAAGGTAATATCTATTCTTGGTGATGTGGAGAAACGTGCAGTATATGACCAGACTGGCTGTGTTGATGATGCT GATCTAGCAGGAAATGTCATCCAGAATTTGCAGGCATTTTTCAGAGCCATGTATAAAAAG ATCTCAGAGGCTGATATTGAAGAGTTTGAAGCAAACTACAGAGGCTCTGAGTCAGAGAAAAAAGATTTGCTTGAGCtgtacaaaaaattgaagggCAACATGGACAG GCTTTTCTGCTGCATGCTTTGCTCTGACCCTATGCTAGATTCCCATCGGTTCAAGGATATCATCGATGAGGCAATTTCTGCAG GAGACTTAGAGTCAACCAAAGCGTACGAGAAATGGGCCAAGAAGGTGTCTAAAACAAAGCCTCCTACCAGTCCATTGAAACGCAGAAAGAA ATCGAAGAAAGATTCAGAAGATTTATATGCAATAATAGGTCAACGGCAAAATGAGAGAAGAGGCAAGATCGATTCTATGTTCTCATCTCTTGTTCAAAAATATGGTGGAGGTGAATCAGTTCCAGAGCCAAgtgaagaagaatttgaagCTGCTCGAAGGAAACTTGAAAGCCGAAGAACTTCTAAACGAAA GTCTCTTCTTATGTGA
- the LOC105159717 gene encoding probably inactive leucine-rich repeat receptor-like protein kinase At5g06940, translated as MATTCKHTLLLSLLFSLFLVNSAASEAEILLQFKNSIEDSMNTLSGWSNATAIHHCNWTGVSCTNPAPFFVSSLNLQSLNLSGEISASICKLANLAHLNLADNLFNQPIPLHLSECGSLVTLNLSNNLIWGTIPEQISQFKPLQVLDFSRNHVEGKIPESIGSLRQLRVLNLGSNLLSGGVPVVFGNFTELVVLDLSHNPFLVSELPADIVELGKLEQLLLQSSGFYGEIPADFFKGLNSLTILDLSQNNLTGNLPKIEFLPNLVSFDVSLNKLSGSFPNGVCEANGLVSLSLHTNFFNGSIPNDLINECTNLERFEVQNNGLSGNFPSWLWSLPKIKLIRAENNRFTGEIPDSISEAAQLEHVQIDNNSFTSTFPLGIGKVRSLYRFSASLNGLYGELPPNFCDSPVMSIINLSHNFLSGSIPEVKRCKKLVSLSLADNSFAGEIPESLADLPVLTYLDLSKNNLTGSIPQELERLKLALFNVSFNKLSGRVPASLISGLPASFLQGNPGLCGPGLPNSCLDDKSISTPSGFTKLTCALVFTALAFALLVFAFAFYLIRSHKQKSQLGSWRSVFFYPLRVTEHDLIMAMDEKSARGDGANFGRVYVVNLPSGELVVVKKILNFSSQSSKALKNEVKTLAKIRHKNIVKILGFCHSDDSILLIYEYLPNGSLGDLISKPDFNLQWSMRLKIAIGIAQGLAYLHKDYLPHLLHRNLKSNNVLLDADFQPKLTDFALDRIIGENTFQSVIASESASSCYLAPECGHTKKATEQNDTYSFGVVLLELLTGRQAEKKESEEASIDVVKWVRRKINITNGALKVLDPKISSSFQQQMLEALEIGLHCTSVIPEKRPSMCEVVKVLQSLETSLQDFEFSASVDSSVPL; from the exons ATGGCTACCACCTGTAAGCACACTCTACTTCTCTCATTGTTATTCTCATTGTTTCTTGTGAACTCTGCAGCTTCAGAAGCAGAGATCTTGCTCCAGTTCAAGAACTCCATTGAGGACTCTATGAACACTCTCTCTGGATGGTCAAACGCTACAGCCATTCACCATTGTAACTGGACTGGAGTTTCTTGCACAAATCCAGCtcctttctttgtttcttctctTAACCTGCAAAGCTTGAATCTTTCTGGTGAAATCTCAGCTTCCATATGCAAGCTTGCTAATCTTGCTCATCTTAATCTTGCTGATAATCTCTTTAACCAGCCTATCCCACTTCACCTCTCTGAATGTGGCTCTCTGGTGACCTTAAACCTCAGTAACAATCTCATTTGGGGAACAATCCCAGAACAAATATCTCAGTTTAAGCCATTGCAAGTGCTTGATTTTAGTAGGAACCACGTTGAGGGAAAGATCCCAGAAAGCATTGGTTCATTGAGGCAGCTTAGAGTTCTTAACTTGGGCAGCAACTTGCTTTCAGGTGGTGTTCCAGTggtttttggtaattttactGAGCTTGTGGTTCTTGATTTGTCTCACAATCCATTCTTGGTTAGTGAACTTCCTGCAGATATTGTTGAACTTGGTAAACTTGAACAGCTTTTGTTGCAAAGCTCAGGTTTTTATGGAGAAATACCAGCAGATTTCTTTAAGGGTTTGAACagtttgacaattttagaCCTTTCTCAGAATAATCTTACTGGTAACTTACCTAAGATTGAGTTTCTCCCAAATTTGGTTTCTTTTGATGTCTCCCTGAACAAGCTTTCTGGGTCATTTCCTAATGGGGTTTGTGAAGCTAATGGTCTTGTGAGCTTGAGTCTGCATACCAATTTCTTTAATGGTTCAATACCCAATGACCTTATCAATGAATGCACAAATCTTGAAAGGTTTGAAGTTCAGAACAATGGGTTGAGTGGGAATTTTCCTTCTTGGCTATGGTCATTGCCTAAAATCAAGCTCATCAGAGCTGAAAACAACAGGTTTACTGGTGAAATACCTGATTCAATATCCGAGGCCGCTCAACTGGAGCATGTTCAGATTGATAACAATAGTTTCACCAGTACATTCCCTCTGGGAATTGGGAAAGTGAGAAGTTTGTACAGATTCTCTGCATCGTTGAACGGTTTATACGGCGAGCTTCCTCCGAATTTTTGTGATTCACCAGTGATGAGTATTATCAATCTTTCCCACAATTTTCTCTCAGGAAGCATCCCAGAGGTGAAAAGATGCAAAAAGTTAGTATCTTTATCTCTGGCAGATAATAGTTTTGCAGGTGAAATCCCAGAATCTCTGGCCGATCTGCCAGTGTTAACATACCTTGATCTTTCTAAGAACAATCTTACTGGTTCAATTCCACAAGAACTTGAAAGGTTGAAGCTTGCACTCTTCAATGTTTCATTCAATAAGCTGTCCGGCAGAGTTCCAGCATCACTGATCTCCGGCCTTCCAGCTTCGTTTTTGCAAGGAAATCCTGGCTTATGTGGTCCAGGATTGCCCAATTCTTGTTTGGACGACAAGTCGATAAGCACACCATCTGGCTTTACTAAATTGACCTGTGCCTTAGTTTTTACAGCTCTAGCTTTTGCACTTCTGGTCTTTGCTTTTGCATTTTACTTGATCCGCTCTCACAAGCAAAAATCTCAGTTAGGTTCATGGAGATCAGTTTTCTTTTATCCTCTTAGAGTCACTGAGCATGATTTGATTATGGCGATGGATGAAAAGTCAGCCAGAGGAGATGGTGCAAATTTCGGGAGAGTTTATGTAGTGAATTTACCAAGTGGTGAGCTTGTTGTCGTGAAGAAGATATTGAACTTTTCTAGCCAGTCTTCAAAAGCTCTGAAAAATGAGGTCAAGACTTTAGCAAAGATTAGGcacaaaaatattgtgaaaatcCTGGGATTTTGCCATTCTGATGATTCAATATTGCTGATATATGAATATCTGCCAAACGGAAGCCTTGGTGATCTTATTTCCAAACCAGACTTCAATTTGCAGTGGAGTATGAGACTGAAGATTGCCATTGGCATTGCTCAAGGGCTGGCCTATCTTCACAAAGATTACCTTCCACATTTACTACATAGAAACTTGAAGTCGAACAATGTTCTTCTGGATGCTGATTTTCAACCAAAGCTCACCGACTTTGCTTTAGATCGAATTATTGGAGAAAATACATTTCAATCAGTAATTGCATCAGAATCTGCATCTTCTTGCTACTTGGCACCAG AATGTGGTCACACGAAAAAGGCCACAGAACAAAACGACACCTACAGCTTTGGCGTTGTCCTGTTAGAGCTCTTGACGGGTCGACAAGCAGAGAAAAAGGAATCAGAGGAGGCTTCTATTGATGTTGTAAAGTGGGTAAGGAGAAAGATTAACATCACTAACGGAGCCTTGAAAGTTCTCGATCCAAAGATTTCAAGTTCGTTCCAACAACAAATGCTGGAAGCTCTAGAAATTGGTCTGCATTGTACTTCTGTAATACCAGAGAAGAGGCCATCAATGTGTGAAGTTGTTAAAGTGCTTCAGTCTCTGGAAACTAGTCTTCAAGATTTCGAGTTTTCTGCTAGTGTTGATAGTTCAGTTCCTCTCTGA
- the LOC105159784 gene encoding beta-D-glucosyl crocetin beta-1,6-glucosyltransferase-like gives MDANKNQSIQVLMFPWLAYGHITPYLELAKKLTSRGFNISLCSTPATLCCVDKKITNKLSQSIKLVPLFLPPLPGLPPELHTTNGLPPHVMPSLKEAFDLSINDFSNILKQLKPHMLIYDFLQPWAPVVAKEQKIPAVEFVTSSSTMSSFMFHYFRKPWIEFPFPNIYFRDYEYSNMKKLLRCASDPRERDKASEGVERSCKIVLIKGFRDIEGKYIDYVTSLVGKKFVPVGPLVQEPSPDEKDDESLCTFSWLDMKERKSTVFVSFGSEYFLTKEDIDEIAYGLELSKINFIWVLRFPKGANGHNGLLGKTLPRGVLERVGDRGKILEGWAPQTKILGHESIGGFVSHCGWNSVIESMNFGVPIIAVPMHLDQPINARLVEEVGVGVEVVRDRNKRLSRGRLAAVIKQVVMEDCGEVVRQRAAEMREKLKSKGDQEIDEVVKELVIVCNNS, from the coding sequence ATGGATGCTAATAAAAACCAGAGTATTCAAGTTTTGATGTTCCCATGGTTAGCTTATGGTCATATAACACCTTACCTAGAGTTAGCCAAGAAACTTACAAGTAGAGGTTTCAACATATCCTTGTGTTCCACCCCAGCCACACTCTGTTGCGTCGACAAAAAGATCACCAATAAGCTGTCCCAGTCCATAAAGCTAGTGCCCCTTTTCTTGCCACCTTTACCCGGCCTCCCCCCTGAGCTTCACACCACAAATGGCCTCCCACCCCACGTCATGCCTAGCCTCAAAGAGGCCTTCGACTTGTCGATCAACGACTTCTCCAATATACTCAAACAACTCAAGCCTCATATGCTTATCTATGACTTCCTCCAGCCATGGGCTCCTGTGGTTGCCAAAGAGCAAAAGATCCCTGCAGTTGAGTTCGTTACTAGTAGTTCTACTATGAGTTCGTTCATGTTTCACTATTTCAGGAAGCCCTGGATTGAGTTTCCTTTTccgaatatttattttcgtgATTATGAGTATAGCAACATGAAGAAGTTGTTAAGGTGTGCTTCGGATCCGAGGGAGAGAGATAAGGCTTCTGAGGGAGTTGAGAGGTCTTGCAAGATCGTGTTGATCAAAGGGTTTAGGGATATTGAGGGTAAGTACATTGATTATGTTACTAGTTTAGTTGGCAAGAAGTTTGTCCCGGTGGGTCCATTAGTTCAAGAACCTAGCCCTGATGAAAAAGATGATGAAAGTTTGTGTACTTTCTCATGGCTTGACATGAAAGAGAGGAAATCCACggtttttgtttcatttgggAGTGAATATTTTCTCACTAAGGAAGATATTGATGAGATTGCCTATGGGCTTGAGCTTAGCAAGATTAACTTCATATGGGTTCTGAGGTTCCCCAAAGGTGCAAATGGGCACAATGGATTGTTGGGAAAAACATTGCCAAGAGGAGTTCTTGAGAGGGTTGGAGATAGAGGTAAAATCTTGGAGGGGTGGGCTCCACAGACAAAGATCCTGGGACATGAAAGCATTGGAGGTTTTGTGAGCCATTGTGGTTGGAATTCTGTGATAGAGAGTATGAACTTTGGGGTCCCAATTATAGCAGTTCCAATGCACCTTGACCAGCCCATCAATGCTAGGCTTGTGGAAGAAGTTGGAGTCGGAGTGGAGGTTGTGAGGGACAGAAACAAGAGGCTCAGTAGAGGAAGATTGGCTGCAGTTATCAAACAGGTGGTGATGGAAGACTGTGGAGAAGTTGTGAGGCAAAGGGCTGCTGAAATGAGGGAGAAGCTCAAGTCCAAGGGAGATCAAGAGATTGATGAAGTGGTCAAAGAACTAGTTATAGTCTGCAACAACAGTTGA
- the LOC105159719 gene encoding zinc finger A20 and AN1 domain-containing stress-associated protein 8-like, translating into MESSKETGCQAPEGPILCINNCGFFGSAATMNMCSKCHKDMILKQQQAKLAASSIENIVNGSSNSNEKEPLLANPVDVEAGPLELKAASPQPSPDLASLPNSEMKVKEGPNRCTTCHKRVGLTGFSCRCGNLFCSTHRYSDKHDCPFDYQAAGRDAISKANPLVKAEKLDKI; encoded by the coding sequence ATGGAGTCTTCCAAAGAGACTGGTTGCCAAGCTCCAGAAGGCCCGATTCTCTGCATTAACAACTGTGGCTTCTTTGGCAGTGCTGCCACCATGAATATGTGCTCCAAGTGTCATAAGGACATGATACTGAAGCAGCAACAGGCCAAGCTTGCAGCATCCTCCATCGAGAACATTGTCAACGGCAGCTCAAATAGCAATGAGAAGGAGCCCCTTTTGGCTAATCCTGTGGATGTGGAAGCAGGACCACTTGAGTTGAAGGCTGCTTCACCTCAGCCATCTCCCGACTTGGCATCGTTGCCAAATTCAGAAATGAAGGTGAAGGAGGGCCCAAATAGGTGCACCACTTGTCACAAGCGTGTGGGTTTAACAGGATTCAGTTGTAGGTGTGGGAACCTCTTCTGTTCAACTCATCGTTACTCAGACAAACACGACTGTCCGTTTGATTACCAGGCTGCTGGTAGAGATGCTATCTCAAAAGCAAATCCTCTTGTTAAAGCTGAAAAGCTTGACAAGATCTAG
- the LOC105159721 gene encoding serine/threonine-protein kinase Nek6-like, which produces METENGDSKSKMEDYAVIEQIGRGGFGATFLVLHKPQNKKYVLKKIRLSKQTEKFRRTAYQEMNLIAKLRHPYILEYKDVWVDKGSCICIVTDYCEVGNISEIMRKTRGGYFPEEKMCRWLTQLLLAIDYLHSNRVLHRDIKLSNIFLTKENDVHLGDFGLAKLLNEEGRASSVVGTPNYMCPELLADTPYGYKSDIWSLGCCIFEIAAHHQAFRAPDMAGLINKINRSLISPLPIVYSSTLKQIMKSMLRKSPEHRPTAAELLRHPHLQPFLLRCHNPSTVFLPVKSPSPKTTNERTRKPSPGTSGGSKDSKERELKLKQRDLLPLFEENTDAPYPSLLDDDISIEEQLETKRVDPTSYLGEISHDSEDSKSGDTSETTACNGDDRENYDSSSPKESLNTMDASTLPLNALPEEQDKYSSKLVAKSEKSDLESDNTVDKEPLCTSCVAEETEIKSKDTAHQTCSKTGTPGTTSSSNFLSLFDANVTLTNDKVRSEVDAEPRSSLSVEENSGECSGLAPDAEDPKNCPDKDTVKIKEEVASEPMQAEKEETQLMNQAITNNLSLNTEAAADSDENKGEPEIPGGQRADALESLLELCARLLKQDKYDELSGVLKPFGDDTVSSRETAIWLTKSLMNAQKFAKES; this is translated from the exons ATGGAGACAGAAAATGGTGATTCTAAGTCCAAGATGGAAGATTATGCAGTGATAGAGCAGATTGGTAGAGGTGGTTTTGGAGCTACGTTTCTTGTGCTCCATAAACCTCAGAATAAGAA GTATGTGCTGAAGAAAATTCGTCTCTCTAAGCAGACAGAGAAGTTCAGGCGCACAGCGTACCAGGAG ATGAATTTAATTGCAAAACTGCGGCATCCATACATTCTTGAATATAAAGATGTTTGGGTGGATAAG GGAAGCTGTATATGCATCGTGACCGACTATTGTGAAGTTGGAAATAT ATCCGAGATTATGAGGAAGACGAGAGGAGGATATTTCCCAGAGGAG AAAATGTGCAGATGGCTGACTCAGTTGCTATTAGCTATTGACTATCTTCATTCCAATCGTGTCCTTCACAGGGATATCAAG TTATCTAACATATTCCTCACAAAGGAAAATGACGTCCATCTTG GTGATTTTGGATTAGCAAAGCTTCTCAATGAGGAAGGTCGTGCATCGTCG GTTGTCGGCACCCCAAACTACATGTGTCCGGAGCTTCTTGCAGATACTCCATACGGCTATAAATCAGACATATGGTCACTAG GTTGCTGTATATTTGAGATTGCTGCACACCACCAAGCATTTAGAGCGCCT GATATGGCTGGACTTATCAACAAGATAAACAGATCTTTGATCTCCCCACTGCCGATTGTATACTCTTCCACCCT AAAACAGATCATGAAGAGCATGCTAAGGAAGAGCCCAGAACACAGACCGACT GCTGCCGAGCTATTACGACACCCACATTTGCAACCATTCCTCCTCCGGTGTCACAACCCGTCCACTGTGTTTCTCCCTGTGAAGTCTCCCTCTCCCAAGACCACAAATGAGAGAACAAGAAAACCGTCACCTGGAACTTCTGGAGGCAGTAAAGACTCTAAAGAAAGAGAGCTGAAACTGAAACAGAGGGATTTGCTTCCGCTGTTTGAGGAAAATACTGATGCGCCATATCCAAGTTTGTTGGACGATGACATCTCAATAGAAGAGCAACTCGAGACTAAGAGGGTTGATCCCACGAGCTATTTGGGAGAAATTTCTCATGACAGTGAAGATTCAAAGAGTGGGGACACAAGTGAGACAACTGCTTGCAATGGAGATGATCGGGAGAATTACGATTCTTCATCACCTAAAGAAAGCCTCAACACGATGGATGCTTCGACTCTACCTCTAAATGCACTACCTGAAGAACAAGACAAGTACTCTTCCAAGCTCGTCGCAAAGTCAGAGAAATCCGACCTGGAGAGTGATAATACAGTGGATAAAGAGCCTCTGTGCACTTCCTGTGTCGCTGAGGAAACAGAAATAAAGTCAAAGGATACTGCTCATCAGACTTGCAGCAAAACAGGCACACCTGGTACAACTAGTAGCAGCAACTTTTTGTCTCTTTTTGATGCAAACGTCACATTGACCAATGACAAGGTAAGATCCGAAGTTGATGCAGAACCAAGAAGCTCATTGAGTGTGGAGGAAAATTCTGGTGAATGTTCAGGATTGGCACCTGATGCTGAAGATCCCAAAAATTGCCCAGACAAGGATACAGTGAAAATCAAAGAGGAGGTTGCAAGTGAGCCAATGCAGgctgagaaagaagaaactcAACTAATGAATCAAGCTATCACCAACAATCTGTCGTTAAACACAGAAGCTGCAGCTGACAGTGATGAGAACAAAGGTGAGCCGGAAATTCCAGGAGGACAGAGAGCCGACGCATTAGAGTCCTTGCTTGAATTATGTGCAAGACTGCTGAAACAGGACAAATATGATGAGCTCTCTGGTGTGCTGAAACCGTTCGGTGACGACACTGTCTCTTCCAGAGAAACAGCAATATGGCTGACAAAAAGCTTAATGAATGCACAGAAGTTTGCTAAAGAATCCTAG
- the LOC105159716 gene encoding uncharacterized protein LOC105159716, producing the protein MKDTDRRRGPNNKEKNRPARPDTRDRRLQEKNGGKNLKAKEIDAKPSSDKLNTSTVVSDLRTSATEPSEVYESMVIDYVDDGYRSEEAFHSTKTLKMDEKQGNEKFNDNSSDMEIADESDAETTNDSVSSHGGSQTADEEKTEKVARVTKKHAKNHPSDGYSQSSRSRSERKTNNLQIKVPKDTPKKGAKPEKGLSKSTAKSSSDNLRNMKVHPKPVSDSSEGADCQPLEQDKGVDILDEASNGAHSVCSDDEEVNTEQNNNQGDKAATDQKIEELETRIQNLESELREVAALEIALYSVAPEHGSSSHKVHTPARRLSRLYIYACKHWSQDKRATVAKNTVSGLVLVSKSCGSDVSRLTFWLSNTVVLREIITQAFGSSCNSNALAKVFESNGCETKSPPVKLKNSSGSRQLNKQGLLQFIDDWQETRTFTAALGKVEAWIFSRIVESIWWQTLTPNMQSPIGDSTTNKGAERLLGPALGDHRQGNFSINLWKNAFHDAFKRLCPVRAGGHECGCLPVLARKVMEQCIGRLDVAMFNAILRESAHEIPTDPVSDPIVDXXXXLSFGSGAQLKNSVGNWARWLSDFLGMDADASAEDEKKSQDDDDKSTEEPKSFPLLNALSDLLMLPKDMLMDRTIRLEVCPSISLPLVKRILCNFSPDEFCPDAVPGAVLEALNAECIVERRLSGDSASSFPYTASPTTYIPPSSTDVAEKVAEAGANSQFSRSSSSVQRKGYTSDEELDELESCITSVINKLPSSPTTVVNGNGNGNINDDRTEEVSYNGGNARYDLLRVVWKAT; encoded by the exons ATGAAGGACACTGACAGAAGAAGGGGtccaaacaacaaagaaaagaaccGCCCTGCAAGACCTGATACAAGGGATCGTAGGCTGCAAGAAAAGAATGGTGGCAAAAACTTGAAAGCAAAAGAGATTGATGCCAAACCTTCATCTGATAAACTGAACACCAGTACAGTAGTAAGTGATTTAAGAACCAGTGCTACAGAGCCCTCGGAAGTTTATGAAAGTATGGTCATAGATTATGTGGATGATGGATACAGGTCTGAGGAAGCATTTCACAGTACCAAAACACTTAAAATGGATGAGAAACAAggcaatgaaaaatttaatgataacTCTAGTGATATGGAGATTGCGGATGAATCTGATGCTGAGACTACAAATGATTCTGTTTCTTCTCATGGAGGTTCACAAACAGCTGATGAggagaaaacagaaaaagttGCCAGGGTTACCAAAAAGCATGCCAAGAATCACCCCTCTGATGGCTATTCTCAGTCATCAAGATCAAGATCCGaaagaaaaactaataatCTACAGATCAAAGTACCCAAAGACACACCGAAGAAAGGGGCTAAACCTGAAAAAGGGCTTTCTAAGTCAACAGCCAAGAGTTCATCGGATAATTTAAGAAACATGAAAGTTCATCCAAAACCTGTATCAGATTCCTCAGAAGGTGCCGATTGCCAACCACTTGAACAGGACAAAGGGGTCGATATCCTGGATGAGGCTTCTAATGGTGCTCATAGTGTGTGCAGTGATGACGAAGAAGTCAATACTGAGCAAAATAACAATCAGGGAGACAAGGCTGCAACAGATCAAAAGATTGAGGAACTGGAAACCAGGATTCAGAATCTTGAAAGTGAACTGAGAGAAGTCGCAGCTCTTGAAATTGCACTCTATTCTGTGGCACCTGAGCATGGTAGCTCCTCACACAAGGTGCACACACCTGCCAGGCGCCTCTCTAGACTCTATATTTATGCTTGCAAACACTGGTCCCAAGACAAGCGAGCTACTGTTGCTAAAAATACTGTGTCTGGACTTGTTTTAGTTTCCAAGTCATGCGGCAGTGATGTTTCCAG gTTGACCTTTTGGTTATCAAACACTGTTGTTCTGAGGGAAATTATAACTCAAGCATTTGGGAGTTCCTGCAACTCCAATGCTCTAGCAAAAGTATTTGAGTCCAATGGATGTGAAACAAAGTCTCCACCTGTTAAATTGAAGAATAGCAGCGGGAGTAGACAACTGAATAAGCAGGGTTTGTTACAGTTCATTGATGATTGGCAAGAAACAAGAACGTTCACGGCTGCTTTGGGGAAAGTTGAGGCCTGGATTTTCTCACGGATAGTTGAATCGATATGGTGGCAG ACTCTGACGCCTAATATGCAATCACCTATTGGTGATTCCACTACAAACAAAGGTGCTGAAAGGTTATTGGGTCCAGCCCTTGGTGACCACAGACAAGGAAACTTTTCCATTAACCTTTGGAAAAATGCCTTTCATGATGCTTTCAAGAGGCTTTGTCCTGTTCGAGCTGGGGGGCATGAATGTGGTTGCTTGCCTGTCTTGGCAAGGAAG GTGATGGAACAATGTATTGGGAGGCTAGATGTGGCCATGTTCAATGCTATTCTCCGTGAGTCAGCCCATGAGATCCCTACTGATCCCGTATCCGATCCAATTGTGGACTNNNNNNNNNNTTTGAGTTTTGGATCTGGCGCTCAGCTTAAAAACTCT GTTGGCAATTGGGCGAGATGGCTGTCCGATTTCCTTGGCATGGATGCTGATGCTTCTGCAgaagatgaaaagaaaagccaggatgatgatgataagaGTACTGAGGAACCAAAAAGCTTCCCTCTACTTAATGCCTTGAGTGATCTTCTAATGCTTCCGAAAGATATGCTTATGGATCGGACAATCAGATTGGAG GTATGTCCATCAATCAGTCTTCCACTTGTTAAGCGGATACTATGCAACTTTTCTCCTGATGAGTTTTGCCCTGACGCCGTTCCAGGAGCTGTGTTAGAGGCACTGAATGCTGAG TGTATTGTAGAGCGTAGATTGTCAGGAGACTCTGCCAGTAGCTTCCCCTACACTGCCAGTCCAACTACGTACATACCTCCTTCGTCCACTGATGTGGCTGAGAAAGTAGCAGAGGCTGGTGCAAATTCTCAGTTCTCGCGAAGTTCATCTTCCGTGCAGAGGAAGGGATACACCAGTGATGAGGAGCTGGATGAACTGGAGTCTTGCATCACGTCAGTTATCAACAAATTGCCATCATCTCCTACTACTGTGGTTAATGGAAATGGAAATGGAAATATAAACGATGATCGTACAGAAGAAGTCAGTTACAATGGAGGCAACGCTAGGTACGATCTCCTTCGTGTGGTCTGGAAAGCCACATAG